CAAATTAACCAGCAGTGATACCCCCCACATTGCAAGGCTGATAGTTTTGGCTACTCGTGGCTTGCGCCATTTAGTGGACTTGATTGGATGTACCACTGCAAGATACCGGTCAAAGCTCATCACAGTCAGGAAGAAAATGCTGGTGAACTGGTTTAACGAGTCCATGGTTAGGACAATTCGGCAAATGGCAGCACCAAAAGGCCAGTGAATCAATGCTAGCTGAATTGCAATAAAGGGCAAGCTAAGCATGCACAGGACATCAGCAACAGCCAGATTAAGGATATAGATGTTGGTGACAGTCTTCATCTTAGCGTACCAAAGGATTACATACATGACCAGTGCATTGCCACAGAGTCCAACAGCACACACCACAAAGTACACAAAGGTGATAACCACAGAGCTTGTCTGATCAAAGGCATCATGAGAGATGTTTCGAGGACAATCATCTGAGTCAGACTCATTGAATGGAAAGAAGCTGTCATACAGAAGGGGCTTAAGAAAGGAACGGTTTGGGGAAGTAGGGAGTAATGTCCATGACTCCATTTTTACCATGCATCAGTTTGGAAGAGCTTTTCATTTACGATATAGAAGTCCATACCATCTTTTCAAACCTGTAGGTAggggtaagaaaaaaaaaaagattagtgaataataaaaataaataatcatgaaAACTTCTAACTGCCATTGGTTAACATTTAACAGGAGGGAATGATTgatcaaatattttttttaagaacCTTGAGAACCTGCACAGGGCCTTATGAAGAACCTGAAGAAAacagagaaccttcacagacatgattttattaccttttttttttagtcagaaACTGACAACAGGCTAAAAGAAATTTATTTTCTATTCAGttctctggcggcacggtggtgtagtggttggcgctgtcgcctcacagcaagaaggtccgggttcgagccccgtggccagcgagggcctttctgtgcggagtttgcatgttgtctgtgtgggtttcctctgggtgctctggtttcccccacagtccaaagatatgcaggttagtaggttaactggtgactctaaattgaccgtaggtgtgaatgtgagtggttgtctgtgtatgtgtcagccctgtgatgacctggcgacttgtccagggtgaaccacgcctttcgcccatagtcagctgggataggctccagcttgcctgcgaccctgcagaacaggataaagtgactagagatgatgagatgagattcagttCTCTCTTTTCATTGTGTGTTAGTTTACATCAGCCTCTGTGCTGTTGGTTCTCTTAGATTTATGGGGAAATGGACATGGGAGTGCATTAAGAGTTGACCGTGCATTTATGAATATTAATGTGAGTAAAAACAACTGGAGGAAGAGATAATGCTCAGTAGCACAGGTCTGTAGTTTACtcgagaggattttttttttttttacttgcttggtatttttcatgtgttgtgtgtgtgtcttcatgTCTGAATTTAGTCTGTTCCAAATATACAGACAGAAACACTGGCAAAAACATTTCAACAAAAAAGTACTGATTTTTGCACACCATAATGAGCAGATCACCACTGCAAatgtcatcctctgcatttaacccatgctGTAGTGAGCAAGGAGCAGTGGACAGCAAtaacacccagggagcagttaataGTAAATAATAGTATTATTTAATAATACTTAGTATCATCATCCTCAAACAGGatgtttcctgctggtccagggaatcaatccAGCATCCTTTCAGTCACAGTTCTATGTCTCTAAACTTTCGGCCATAGGCTTCACTTAAGTGTTTTAAGTGTTAACTTAAAACTCCTTTTGTGTGACTCTAAAATACATTTCACTGTATCAAACCAGTGAAAAGTGGATTAGAGTCAAAGAAAAAATCTACGCTAGATTTTAAGGTATTTGGAGGCAAATTACTACTGAGAAATAATCATTCTGAGGATATAGTGTATCGTGTTGTGATAACAATGGACTCCGTTATTGGAGTCTCTGTTGTCTGGAAATGACAGATACCTTGCAGATACAGCATGTCAATCCCAGGTTGTTTTTTCACTAAACGTCCTTCTTCAAACCAACTCCCAAAATAGACAGAGTCCACAAACGCACCAGTGAGGGAGTAGCCAGCTTCATGAGGCACAACCTCAAACCAGACATCTGCACAAACCTCGGTTCAGTTTCTTCTTTTTGCACTGCTTGTCAATCACAGTGTAGATGGGATATGGGTCTTTGCTGTGATTCTCTCTCTGACCGCTTACAGTGTTTATCAATCTACACATTAAAATATGCACAATTTATATTGACTCACAGATTAATTTTAGTTGTGAATATTAATTAACATCTCACAGAAAATCTGGGCACAGTATCATTTGTAGTGTGTTTTCAAACCAGTGTCATAAGTGTGAagcatatacttaacaaaagtacaGGCTGGTATTTTCATGGAGTATTTACTTTGTGCCTTCTTGTAGTGCAGTTTTCTAATGTGATATCTGGCTTTACTTCTCAGTTTATTTCAGAAAGCTGCAGGATAATGCTTATTTGTCTGTATAAGGCCAAatatatacagtaaacaaacactacagaaacaatgGCAGATGGATTGTGGTTTCTTCAGTCTGTGAACTTGACTCTCTGACCTCATTACTGAACACACTTACCTCTTTCATGATCATAGTGACAAACATTACAGCCCAGACGTCTGTCACGGAGAAGTTGTCATTCTGGTCATAGTATTTGTTCAGTTTTTTCCAAGCATCCGACCAGCTGACTGCAGGCCCATCAAGccttttaatgatattctccTTCACAGCGGCCAGTTTGGTGGACCAGTCTGACTCTTTATAtaaggatgccatgcacctgtacgccataagcacacacacacacacacacaaaaaaaaaagagtcagttATTGTTCAAATATTCAGATTCAAAGTCAAATATTAACTCATTTATATAAGTCACAAATTCATCTATTTCTAATAATACTGATTTATTCTATTGTGTGATACTTGTAATACCTGTATAAACATTCTCTGTCGAGTGAATCAGTACACAGCCCATGAAGTACACTTAGCATAGATTTTCAGCATACTGTATGTATTTCACTGATTTACAGATGTGAGACACACTGATTGATGTCCACCAGTTTATATTGTTCACGTCTATTTGTGTGTGGGTAGTACCATGTGGATCCTGAGACTCCACTCAGGTACATTATTCTGTCCAGGAGATCACAGTTCTTTAGTTGAACCAGTGATCCCAGTAACCCCAGCATGGCTCGCTCACCTCCCCCTGAGCCCAGCAGTGCAATGTTGGGCATTGTATCCTATGAGGAAACATTTGTGACATGCA
Above is a genomic segment from Neoarius graeffei isolate fNeoGra1 chromosome 14, fNeoGra1.pri, whole genome shotgun sequence containing:
- the LOC132897525 gene encoding somatostatin receptor type 2-like yields the protein MVKMESWTLLPTSPNRSFLKPLLYDSFFPFNESDSDDCPRNISHDAFDQTSSVVITFVYFVVCAVGLCGNALVMYVILWYAKMKTVTNIYILNLAVADVLCMLSLPFIAIQLALIHWPFGAAICRIVLTMDSLNQFTSIFFLTVMSFDRYLAVVHPIKSTKWRKPRVAKTISLAMWGVSLLVNLPIMIFSGLNTNKNEARTCTMLWPEPQNTYETAFIFCTFLLGFFLPLIVICLCYLFIVIKVKSSGVRVCSSKRKRSERKVTCMVSIVVVVFVLCWLPFYMFNVASVTGTLIPTPVLKSTFDFVVVLGYANSCANPILYAFLSDNFKKSFQNVLCLRRVGGLDEIEHSDS